In Rickettsia endosymbiont of Lasioglossum villosulum, the DNA window GCCTATAATTTCGCCAAATAGCTGCGAAACTTCAGGAGCGGTAGTAAAATCCCCTTCTTCTGCCAAGGATTTCGTTTGCCTATAATAAGAAGTTGGGCTTACATGTAAAACTTCCTGCATAAGACGATCACAAGTGATATAGCCACTTTGCTCAATTATTTCCCTTATTTTGTGATCGATCGACATTCTGCCTTTATTATTAAATAACTACCTAAAAGTAACAGCGGCATCGATAAAATTTGCCCCATAGTTAAACTATCAAAAATAAAGCCGATTTGCACATCCGGCTCTCTAAATATCTCAATAATTATTCTAAAAAGAGAATAAAACATTAAAAACAGACCTGAGTTTAAACCTTGCTTTTTAATTGTATTACGTTTAAATACAGCATAAGCCAAAATACAAAATAACACTAACCCTTCAAAGAAAGCTTCGTATAATTGACTAGGATGACGCAAGTTTAAATCACTATCTGGAAAAATTACACCAATAGATGAATTTGTAACACGCCCATATAACTCACCATTAATAAAATTGGCAATTCTGCCGAAAAATAAACCAATTGGGACTACTGGAGCAATAATATCGGTAAGACTTAAGAAATTAAGTTTATGTCGTTTGCAAAATATATAAGCAGTGATAATGACTCCTATAGCACCACCGTGAAAGGACATTCCGCCCTCATATGTTTTTAAAATCTCTATCGGATTTGAAAAATATTTATAAGGATTATATAATAGAATATAGCCGAGTCTGCCTCCAACTATTATCCCAATAATAGCGTAAGTAACAAACTCTTCTAAATTTTTCTTGGTGATTTTTGTAGGAAATTTTTCTATAATTTTACTTGCATAAAACCAGCCAAGTAAAATTCCAACTATATATGAAAGAGAGTACCAAGATACGGCTAGCGGTCCTATAGAGAAAATAATAGGATTAATATTCGGGAATGTCATAGTTAAAAAGTTATTTTGTTCTTTTTAGTTAAATTTATTGATAAAAATAAAATTTTTAGGAATAATAAAAATTTATTTATAATCATACATAATAATATGGTAAGTAAAATATGCAATATTTAATGGATTTATATCGTACATCAAGTACTGAAATAATAATGTTATTTGTTATGCTGGTATCTATTTTAAAGACACTATGCTTGGGCTAATTGCAAGTCTTCAACTAACCAGTCAAGATATTATCAATATAGGTGACTGGGTGCGTATTGGTGAAGTCGAAGGGACTGTAGAAAAAATTACTATTTCTGTAGTGACAATTAGAAATTTTGATCAATCTATTTCAACTATTCCTACTTCTAGTGTTTTAAGCTCCAACGTTATAAATTATAAAGGAGTCGATGAGGCAGGAGCAAGAAGAGTAAAAAGAGAATTTAATATAAATATGGCAACTATTAATTTTTGTGATTCTACTATTTTAACAAATCTCAAAAAATCTCCTTATCTATCAAAAGATGTAATCAATAAAATCACTCTTGATAAAGACGAAAAAGATCTAACAAATATCAAAATATTTAAATTATATGTTCAAGAATATCTAAAAAATAATCCTGCTATTTATACTGAAGGGTTTACTTTTTTAGTTAGACAACTTCAGCCAACTGTTAATGGCTTACCTAAAGAAACAAGTTTAATAGGATACGAAAAAGTTCAAGCCGATATTTTTGAACATATAATTTCCGTATTGCCTGAATTTAAATTAAAAATCTTCCAAAATGTCGGTATAGTTGTAGGGTATTTTGTCATCCCGTGGCTTGTCCACGGGATCCAGTAATTAAAAATACAAATAAAAATTAAAGCTCGATTTCTCTCACTTTATGCTGGATCTAGTTCCCAAGCCACGGGATGACATCCTCATCAATTGTTCTTGATTATTTTATTTAAATCCTATAAAATTTAAAGTTCTAAAATATAAAAAATTAAGTACTTACTAATGAATAATAATATAGTTAATCTTGTAGCAGCCATTGTACTGTCTTTAGGTATAATTTTTGGTTGGCAATATTTTATTGTAAAACCGCAGCAGCAAAAGCAGCAACAACA includes these proteins:
- the lgt gene encoding prolipoprotein diacylglyceryl transferase; protein product: MTFPNINPIIFSIGPLAVSWYSLSYIVGILLGWFYASKIIEKFPTKITKKNLEEFVTYAIIGIIVGGRLGYILLYNPYKYFSNPIEILKTYEGGMSFHGGAIGVIITAYIFCKRHKLNFLSLTDIIAPVVPIGLFFGRIANFINGELYGRVTNSSIGVIFPDSDLNLRHPSQLYEAFFEGLVLFCILAYAVFKRNTIKKQGLNSGLFLMFYSLFRIIIEIFREPDVQIGFIFDSLTMGQILSMPLLLLGSYLIIKAECRSITK